A region of Magnetococcales bacterium DNA encodes the following proteins:
- a CDS encoding XRE family transcriptional regulator encodes MMNTHRGSSFNAFLEEEGILDEVSARAQKRLFALQLADIMKEVGMNKASLAKRLATSRSQLDRLLDPENTAITLESMERLAHAVGRQLRIELA; translated from the coding sequence ATGATGAACACGCATAGGGGAAGTTCCTTTAACGCTTTTCTGGAAGAGGAAGGCATCCTGGACGAGGTTTCTGCCCGGGCCCAGAAACGGCTCTTTGCCTTGCAGCTTGCAGACATCATGAAGGAAGTCGGCATGAACAAGGCGTCTCTGGCCAAGCGTCTCGCCACCAGCCGCTCGCAACTGGACCGGCTGCTCGACCCGGAGAACACCGCCATCACTCTGGAATCGATGGAACGCTTGGCGCATGCCGTCGGCAGGCAGCTCAGAATCGAGTTGGCGTAA